Proteins from one Niallia circulans genomic window:
- a CDS encoding lamin tail domain-containing protein: MINRKGRKTSKKWMLLVLMVVFFFSTIFTSSRPAISYAAQPLDPQQAPSTSDGESETANSSEETVEKEQTLPASDSPEETKETQPPEQTVTKEEDKSSSTDVQTESNTQSQTEEEAQDPAQLEQPATESQQEEEKKEQQQEPAEEDFSKYPQLLITEFSPDSKGTDLYEYVEVYNNTNQTLNLASYAFYYQYTDKSQADKLLQLPDTSIASGKTQVIWFNKDDLSISDFNKHFQTSLSDSQVTSFKGDFSGFANGGNRAVAIKSLAGNEIISANYMPGETDNTGLTVAYRYPASGTLMDKLQIKAAPTPGSLLDEQVPAKQVEIDTPVIDNEAPQISHNPIKNSKQAVSIKIEADITDNAKIPSATLHYKQEGNDTYQSMLMSKDSSSSTGYSAVIPEEDVVKNIHYFLEATDGSATAKTEEYVIEVDKQEDTYSSIPLLVTELAPNSQGGGTDYYEYIELYNNSNQPLPLTNYSFAYRYTDGSREDVNFKVPDTVIKPQTTVVLWFNNGGKSLADFNSQFGTSLTDDSLLSFTDAFPGFANGGNRAVVIKDRSGSELVSASYLGTENNNDGKVIQYQFPKSGTVMAKLEVLADPTPGSLKQGQVPTKPVELPEQTEDTKAPTISHEAVSTGEAFADIAVEAVVTDDKANPFATLYYKTESTEDYISLSMTEDTKEKGKFKAIIPAEDVDSNLTYYIEASDGFNKAETGKYTVEIKKADVDYAKVPKLFVTELVPDSSNVNSADGYEFIEVYNNTNKPVNFKDYKIQYRYGADPASDVVWPSIPEDVVIPAKGTLVFWIINNANGDKTVADFNANYGTKLVENKDIVRIQSDGMANSGLRGVAIATNTQEEINVAYYNDVLEVDDTVADKGILYKFPQDGSTTSIKISSGVKQGTPGSVEANQVPGKSVQVEEDTTPPTIENTTALTDTGIEDITVSAKANDNNGIKTVAVYYRTNGEQKYERLLLKKDGNDNLYTTTIYAANFIAKEYVEYYMTASDGVNEVKTENHKIKINNPENTEKLRLNVKDGSTVSGNVLLKGTSNSHDAEKVKLFIDGKELSAAMNPSLETQAYLAVDISGLNMYFKNAITMGDEIIQLLDKDNMSYWKTFTIPIDADKLKQGINEITVRAGNKSSPFQLEESEENRDDYSLRNVRLILADGSIIRDPEKSDPAKIYDMGDDGTYRPFEHFHFTLTSEQTSAAAYNWDSKTVSDGKHTISAEDGQTETSVSVMVDNTAPVIDTNMKKQEYRGAFTINATASDELAGMESFQAMLDDEVIEVPYETASSKLSPGEHVLTITATDKAGNIANKQVSFTVNDENPTKPELVAPADIADSIKGNPILKVKVADPTNDKLNVTFYKGFKYSAKSSNVNAYKHASDTEPPTDQKPAGEAALTEEEINTVSSLDGKYLTTDSDTQFPYHRFDVELDSSVDENDRVELAWSGKSLEGRKVSMYAWSFSENKWKMLTYKIAGNADFELKADASVKEFAKDSKINVIIQDEIPSTPDDYDYTFVWMSDTQYYAESYPYIFKRQTEWIAEMKEQMKIKYVFHTGDLVDESDKVQQWQYADEYMQVLDDNNIPYGVLAGNHDVDQLSNDYNEYYKWFGADRFNSKSYYGDSYKNNRGHYDLISAGGNDFIMLYMGWGVDDEDIAWMNNVLKQYPNRKAILNFHEYLLVSGNRSPIGDKIYEAVVKPNKNVLAVLSGHYHDSETLISEVDDNGDGISDREVYQMLGDYQGGPEGGQGYLKLLHFDQDNNRIIVNTYSPYLDDYNFYDPAEYPGKDELIINMDLEAEKKRVATDYFAVNVYTDDEIGKQKNVESGKTAEIEWQGLEEGNEYAWYAVAADDYTGSAVSDIWTFIKGAKEDDTETPTDPSDGDNGETPGDTDPSDGDNGETPGDTDPSDGDNGETPGDTDPSDGDNGETPGDTDPSDGDNGETPGDTDPSDGDNGETPGGTDPTDGDDGEKPVASNPSDNIGNIPGPTDTGNNSRDDNLNTSGQKGSNVQHVSASANNNSSNDSVLPDTATDNYNLLIIGAVLAAAGISIYAIIRRRAKMVQDR; the protein is encoded by the coding sequence ATGATTAATCGCAAGGGGAGAAAGACGAGTAAGAAATGGATGTTACTTGTACTTATGGTTGTATTCTTTTTTTCTACTATCTTTACAAGCAGTAGACCTGCAATATCGTATGCAGCACAACCTTTAGATCCTCAGCAAGCTCCGTCAACATCTGACGGGGAATCAGAAACGGCAAACAGCTCTGAAGAAACAGTTGAAAAGGAGCAAACTTTACCAGCAAGTGATTCGCCAGAAGAGACAAAAGAAACACAGCCACCGGAACAAACAGTAACAAAAGAGGAAGATAAGTCTTCTTCCACAGATGTACAAACAGAATCGAATACACAGTCTCAAACGGAAGAAGAGGCACAAGACCCAGCACAACTAGAACAGCCTGCAACGGAATCGCAGCAGGAGGAGGAAAAGAAGGAGCAGCAACAAGAACCGGCTGAAGAAGATTTCAGCAAGTACCCACAGTTATTAATAACAGAGTTTTCTCCAGATTCAAAGGGTACTGATTTATATGAGTATGTTGAGGTATATAATAATACGAATCAAACACTCAATCTAGCAAGCTATGCATTTTACTACCAATATACAGACAAAAGCCAAGCTGATAAGCTTCTCCAGTTACCAGATACGTCTATTGCCTCAGGGAAAACGCAAGTAATCTGGTTTAATAAGGATGATTTAAGCATCAGTGATTTTAACAAGCATTTTCAAACATCCTTAAGTGATAGTCAGGTCACTTCGTTTAAAGGCGATTTTTCAGGTTTTGCAAATGGTGGCAATAGAGCAGTTGCGATTAAAAGCCTTGCAGGAAATGAAATTATCTCTGCGAACTACATGCCTGGCGAAACAGATAATACTGGATTAACGGTTGCTTATCGCTATCCTGCTAGCGGAACTCTTATGGATAAGCTGCAAATAAAAGCAGCTCCAACACCAGGTTCACTTTTAGATGAACAAGTTCCAGCTAAGCAAGTGGAGATTGATACACCTGTTATCGATAATGAAGCACCACAAATTTCGCATAACCCAATCAAAAACAGCAAGCAAGCTGTATCTATCAAAATAGAAGCAGATATTACAGATAATGCAAAGATTCCATCAGCAACTCTTCATTATAAACAAGAAGGAAATGACACTTATCAATCTATGCTTATGAGCAAGGATTCCAGCAGTAGTACTGGCTATTCTGCAGTTATTCCAGAAGAAGATGTTGTTAAAAATATTCATTATTTCTTGGAGGCGACAGACGGAAGTGCAACAGCCAAAACAGAGGAATATGTGATTGAAGTAGACAAACAGGAAGATACATATAGCTCCATACCGCTTCTTGTAACAGAATTGGCTCCTAATTCGCAAGGTGGCGGAACAGACTATTATGAATATATCGAGCTTTATAATAATTCCAATCAGCCGCTGCCTTTGACTAATTACTCTTTCGCCTATCGTTACACAGATGGCAGCAGGGAAGATGTTAATTTTAAAGTGCCAGACACAGTTATTAAACCGCAAACAACAGTTGTACTTTGGTTCAATAATGGTGGAAAATCACTTGCTGATTTTAACAGTCAGTTTGGTACAAGTTTAACAGATGACAGCCTATTGTCTTTCACAGATGCTTTCCCTGGATTTGCTAATGGTGGCAACAGGGCAGTCGTTATTAAGGATCGAAGCGGAAGTGAGCTTGTTTCTGCGTCCTACTTAGGAACAGAGAATAATAATGATGGCAAAGTCATTCAATATCAATTCCCGAAAAGCGGGACAGTGATGGCAAAGCTTGAAGTGCTTGCAGATCCAACTCCAGGCAGTCTGAAGCAGGGACAGGTGCCAACAAAACCGGTAGAACTTCCTGAACAAACAGAAGATACAAAGGCTCCTACTATTAGCCATGAAGCAGTGAGCACTGGGGAAGCTTTCGCAGATATTGCCGTAGAGGCAGTTGTGACTGATGATAAAGCTAACCCGTTTGCGACATTGTATTACAAGACTGAATCAACAGAAGACTATATCTCCTTGTCCATGACAGAGGACACAAAGGAAAAAGGCAAGTTTAAGGCGATTATTCCAGCAGAAGACGTTGATTCTAATCTGACTTACTATATTGAAGCTAGTGATGGATTCAACAAAGCGGAAACTGGCAAATATACTGTGGAAATCAAAAAAGCTGATGTCGATTATGCGAAGGTGCCAAAGCTATTTGTAACGGAATTGGTGCCAGACAGCTCAAATGTCAACTCAGCAGATGGTTATGAATTCATTGAAGTATATAACAATACAAATAAACCTGTTAACTTTAAAGATTATAAGATTCAATACAGGTATGGGGCAGATCCTGCAAGTGATGTCGTCTGGCCGTCTATCCCTGAGGATGTTGTTATTCCTGCAAAAGGAACATTGGTATTCTGGATTATTAACAATGCTAATGGAGATAAGACAGTAGCGGACTTTAATGCCAACTATGGCACTAAACTAGTTGAAAACAAAGACATTGTCCGCATCCAAAGTGACGGAATGGCGAACAGTGGCTTAAGAGGAGTGGCAATAGCCACAAACACACAAGAGGAAATCAATGTAGCTTACTATAATGATGTTCTTGAAGTGGATGATACTGTTGCGGACAAGGGGATTTTGTACAAATTTCCGCAAGATGGTTCAACAACATCCATTAAGATAAGCAGTGGTGTAAAGCAAGGAACTCCAGGAAGTGTGGAAGCTAATCAAGTACCTGGTAAGTCTGTTCAGGTGGAGGAGGATACAACACCGCCAACAATAGAAAATACGACAGCATTGACAGACACTGGGATAGAGGATATTACTGTTTCTGCTAAAGCAAACGATAATAACGGGATAAAAACAGTAGCTGTTTATTATCGTACAAATGGTGAACAGAAATATGAGCGTCTCCTTCTTAAAAAGGATGGCAATGACAATCTGTATACAACGACGATTTATGCTGCTAACTTTATTGCCAAAGAGTATGTTGAGTACTATATGACAGCATCTGATGGCGTAAATGAAGTGAAGACAGAGAATCACAAAATCAAAATAAATAATCCGGAAAATACAGAAAAGCTGCGACTTAATGTGAAGGATGGCAGCACTGTCAGCGGCAATGTCCTGCTGAAAGGAACTTCCAATAGTCATGATGCAGAAAAAGTGAAGCTTTTCATTGATGGAAAAGAATTGTCAGCAGCAATGAATCCATCCTTGGAAACACAAGCATATTTAGCTGTTGATATTAGCGGGCTGAATATGTATTTCAAAAACGCCATCACGATGGGTGATGAAATTATCCAGCTACTGGATAAAGATAATATGTCTTATTGGAAAACCTTCACAATTCCGATTGACGCTGACAAACTGAAGCAGGGCATAAATGAAATTACTGTTCGTGCTGGAAATAAATCTTCCCCATTCCAATTGGAAGAAAGTGAAGAAAATAGGGATGATTATTCTTTGCGCAATGTCAGACTTATTCTAGCTGATGGCTCTATTATCAGAGACCCTGAAAAGAGTGATCCTGCTAAGATATATGATATGGGTGACGACGGAACATATCGCCCATTCGAGCACTTTCATTTCACGCTGACTAGTGAGCAGACAAGTGCTGCGGCCTATAATTGGGACAGCAAAACTGTTTCAGACGGAAAGCATACAATTAGTGCTGAGGATGGCCAGACTGAAACATCTGTTTCAGTGATGGTAGACAATACAGCACCAGTAATTGACACTAATATGAAGAAACAAGAATACAGAGGCGCCTTTACTATTAATGCTACGGCAAGTGATGAATTAGCTGGAATGGAGTCGTTCCAGGCAATGCTTGACGATGAAGTAATTGAAGTTCCTTATGAGACGGCATCTTCCAAGCTTTCTCCTGGTGAGCATGTTTTAACAATCACTGCGACAGATAAGGCTGGAAATATCGCTAATAAACAGGTTTCCTTTACTGTCAATGATGAGAACCCAACTAAGCCTGAGCTTGTAGCTCCTGCAGATATTGCTGACAGCATCAAGGGCAACCCGATTTTAAAGGTTAAGGTTGCAGATCCGACTAACGACAAACTGAATGTCACGTTTTATAAGGGCTTCAAGTACTCAGCGAAAAGCAGCAATGTGAATGCATACAAGCATGCAAGTGACACAGAGCCGCCTACAGATCAAAAACCGGCTGGAGAAGCAGCTCTTACTGAAGAGGAAATAAACACAGTTTCAAGCCTTGATGGGAAGTATTTAACAACAGACTCGGATACACAATTTCCATATCATCGCTTTGATGTCGAACTAGATTCATCTGTAGATGAAAATGACAGAGTTGAGCTTGCATGGAGCGGAAAGTCGCTCGAGGGCAGAAAGGTATCCATGTATGCATGGAGCTTTAGTGAGAACAAATGGAAAATGCTCACTTATAAAATCGCTGGCAATGCTGATTTTGAATTAAAAGCAGATGCATCTGTGAAGGAATTTGCGAAGGATTCCAAAATCAATGTAATTATTCAGGATGAAATTCCAAGCACTCCAGATGATTACGATTACACGTTTGTATGGATGTCAGATACACAATACTATGCAGAGAGTTACCCGTATATTTTCAAGCGCCAGACAGAATGGATTGCAGAAATGAAAGAGCAAATGAAGATAAAGTATGTTTTCCATACTGGAGACCTTGTTGATGAATCAGATAAGGTACAGCAATGGCAATATGCAGATGAATATATGCAGGTGCTGGATGATAACAACATTCCATATGGAGTGCTGGCAGGGAACCATGATGTTGACCAATTGTCGAATGATTACAATGAATACTATAAGTGGTTCGGTGCTGACAGATTCAACAGCAAATCCTATTATGGTGATTCCTACAAAAACAATCGCGGACATTATGATTTAATCTCAGCTGGCGGAAACGACTTTATTATGCTGTATATGGGCTGGGGTGTAGATGATGAGGACATTGCCTGGATGAACAACGTTCTTAAGCAATATCCAAATCGCAAAGCAATTCTGAACTTCCATGAATATTTGCTAGTATCAGGTAACAGAAGTCCAATTGGTGATAAGATTTATGAAGCAGTTGTTAAACCAAATAAAAATGTGCTTGCAGTGCTAAGCGGTCATTACCATGATTCAGAAACACTTATCAGTGAAGTGGACGATAATGGTGATGGAATCTCTGATAGAGAAGTGTATCAGATGCTTGGCGATTATCAAGGCGGGCCAGAAGGCGGGCAAGGCTACTTAAAGCTGCTCCACTTTGACCAGGATAATAACCGGATAATTGTTAACACCTATTCACCATATCTTGATGATTATAATTTCTATGATCCTGCAGAATATCCAGGCAAGGATGAGCTTATCATCAATATGGATCTTGAAGCAGAAAAGAAACGAGTCGCAACAGATTATTTTGCCGTCAATGTCTATACAGATGATGAAATTGGCAAACAGAAAAATGTAGAAAGCGGCAAGACAGCAGAAATCGAGTGGCAAGGTCTTGAGGAGGGCAACGAATACGCTTGGTATGCTGTTGCAGCAGATGATTATACAGGCAGTGCCGTATCTGATATTTGGACTTTTATAAAGGGAGCCAAAGAGGACGATACAGAAACGCCTACAGATCCATCTGATGGAGATAACGGAGAAACACCGGGAGACACCGATCCATCTGACGGAGATAACGGAGAAACACCGGGAGACACCGATCCATCTGACGGAGATAACGGAGAAACACCGGGAGACACCGATCCATCTGATGGAGATAATGGAGAAACACCGGGAGACACCGATCCATCTGACGGAGATAACGGAGAAACACCGGGAGACACCGATCCATCTGACGGAGATAACGGAGAAACACCGGGAGGCACCGATCCAACTGATGGTGATGATGGAGAGAAACCTGTGGCGTCTAATCCATCAGATAATATCGGAAATATTCCAGGGCCCACAGATACAGGTAATAATTCTAGAGATGACAATTTGAATACAAGTGGACAAAAGGGAAGCAATGTCCAACACGTCTCAGCATCAGCTAATAATAATAGCAGTAATGATTCTGTCCTTCCAGACACGGCTACAGATAATTACAATCTTCTTATTATTGGTGCAGTACTGGCAGCAGCTGGTATAAGCATATATGCAATCATTAGAAGAAGAGCTAAAATGGTTCAAGATCGTTAA
- a CDS encoding choice-of-anchor I family protein, protein MKLPKKLKGISALSLTGLMMFSAYPSLTLAEGSLDVKKIASYSTGITDEDGGVAEIVKYNKDNEKFYVINGKAQTIDVVDLSGLYSTEVQNLQKEKSINIADAVNSDSFQYGDLTSIDINTDKKIIAAAVQDADYTKNGRIVVINYDGEVQETFEAGVQPDMVKISADGTYILTADEAEPRQGLENGVDPEGSVTIVNFDTKKVNKVKFDDTSVINQDVHIRNGGTTADAVRDLEPEYIALNKDASKAYVTLQENNAVATVNVNTGKVLSVKSLGYKDHSLEGNGLDAARNDKIEIKQLPILGAYMPDSITQTEIGGVEYLLTANEGDATEWEEFVNIEDFKKVKDSITLDTSLFKGFTKEEAEAAFQEMKDSGDYDKLEVLTDRGTDAIYTLGGRSFSIWKADTMELVYDSGSDFEDITAAQYPDVFNWSNDDDVFEKRSAKKGPEPEDVKVGQIGNDLYAFIGLERIGGYMTYNISNPSSPTFANYLNTRDFSSAVSGDVAPEGLEFIQAVDSPTGRPLVLVGNEVSGTVSVNEYQTEQVIPIEGITLTETEAALEVGKTLALTAAVKPANTTDSKELTWISSDANIAAVDETGLVTAVAPGTATIIVETADKQHQATSVITATAPVVVDDETDADPDTDTGSDEDTETDTNLPDEDTSSQDDQDNSGNENNSDNNSNESDDNIEVVETVTANDDNNTNNGNALPDTATSNYSFLLYGGIILAGGGILYFIAKRRLA, encoded by the coding sequence ATGAAGCTACCAAAAAAATTAAAAGGAATTTCCGCATTATCACTAACAGGCCTAATGATGTTTTCTGCCTATCCATCTCTCACACTTGCCGAAGGAAGCTTAGATGTGAAAAAAATTGCCAGTTACAGTACAGGCATAACGGATGAGGATGGCGGCGTTGCCGAAATCGTCAAATACAATAAGGATAATGAGAAATTCTATGTCATTAACGGTAAAGCCCAGACAATTGATGTTGTAGACCTGTCAGGTTTATACTCCACAGAAGTACAGAACCTCCAAAAAGAGAAGTCGATTAACATTGCTGATGCAGTCAATTCAGACTCCTTTCAATATGGTGACTTAACGAGCATAGATATTAACACAGATAAAAAAATTATTGCTGCAGCTGTGCAGGATGCTGATTATACGAAAAATGGCCGAATCGTTGTCATCAACTATGATGGAGAAGTTCAGGAAACATTTGAAGCAGGTGTACAGCCTGATATGGTTAAAATTTCAGCAGATGGGACGTACATCCTGACTGCAGACGAAGCCGAGCCAAGACAAGGACTTGAAAACGGAGTAGATCCAGAAGGTTCTGTGACAATCGTTAATTTCGATACGAAAAAAGTTAATAAAGTAAAATTTGATGATACAAGTGTGATTAATCAGGATGTACATATTCGCAATGGCGGCACAACAGCTGATGCAGTTCGTGATCTTGAGCCAGAGTATATTGCTTTAAACAAGGATGCAAGTAAGGCCTATGTAACATTACAGGAGAATAATGCAGTTGCTACAGTTAATGTAAACACAGGCAAGGTGTTATCTGTTAAATCATTAGGATACAAAGACCACTCCTTAGAAGGAAATGGTCTTGATGCAGCCCGTAATGACAAAATTGAAATTAAGCAATTACCAATTTTAGGTGCATATATGCCTGACTCAATCACGCAAACAGAAATCGGCGGTGTTGAATATCTCCTTACTGCAAATGAAGGTGATGCGACAGAGTGGGAAGAATTTGTTAATATCGAAGACTTCAAAAAAGTCAAAGATTCTATTACCTTAGATACTTCCCTGTTTAAAGGCTTTACGAAGGAAGAGGCAGAAGCAGCCTTTCAAGAAATGAAGGATTCAGGAGACTATGACAAGCTAGAGGTGCTTACAGACAGAGGCACAGACGCAATTTATACATTGGGCGGCCGCTCGTTCTCCATTTGGAAAGCAGATACGATGGAACTAGTATACGACAGTGGCAGCGATTTTGAGGATATTACAGCAGCACAATACCCAGATGTATTTAACTGGTCAAACGATGACGATGTTTTTGAGAAACGAAGCGCCAAAAAAGGGCCAGAACCTGAAGATGTTAAAGTCGGTCAAATCGGTAATGATCTTTATGCATTTATTGGACTTGAAAGAATCGGCGGTTATATGACCTATAATATTTCTAATCCTTCCTCCCCAACATTTGCTAACTATTTGAATACTAGAGATTTTTCTAGTGCAGTATCAGGAGATGTGGCACCAGAAGGTCTGGAATTTATCCAAGCAGTGGATAGTCCAACAGGCAGACCACTTGTACTTGTCGGCAATGAGGTAAGCGGTACTGTTTCAGTTAATGAATATCAGACAGAACAGGTTATCCCGATTGAAGGAATTACTCTTACTGAAACAGAAGCAGCATTGGAAGTCGGCAAAACTTTAGCCCTGACTGCTGCCGTTAAACCAGCAAACACAACAGACAGCAAGGAATTAACATGGATAAGCTCTGACGCAAATATTGCTGCTGTAGACGAAACAGGATTAGTTACAGCTGTAGCACCAGGTACTGCAACTATCATCGTGGAAACTGCTGATAAACAGCATCAGGCAACAAGCGTTATTACAGCTACAGCACCAGTTGTAGTTGATGATGAAACTGATGCCGACCCAGATACAGATACAGGCTCAGATGAAGACACGGAGACAGACACAAATCTTCCTGATGAAGATACATCTTCACAAGACGATCAAGATAATTCTGGCAACGAAAACAATAGTGACAATAACAGCAACGAGTCTGATGACAATATCGAGGTTGTTGAAACTGTTACTGCAAATGACGACAACAACACTAATAATGGCAATGCACTTCCAGATACAGCAACGAGCAATTACAGCTTCTTATTGTATGGCGGTATCATTCTTGCCGGCGGCGGTATTCTTTACTTTAT